The following coding sequences are from one Nicotiana tabacum cultivar K326 chromosome 1, ASM71507v2, whole genome shotgun sequence window:
- the LOC107807684 gene encoding uncharacterized protein LOC107807684 isoform X1 — MVIKKRVNKLPAENGGTDDVESFPKNKKCSEQFDHWAFLDQIEAPMWVDLTLEYKSAYQEKDDDWFHISHPFHQASSKMLKSAFSHAGEGSINLELGLQGSCSPKLPPSVSRSRGKDFRNRQLGQGNHWLTLDKKHPVKQLSSKSSAAESEACKVVKQRASSQKLTNSAASDSGSSCQPPDLSSGNEKISSNSLAVTRYESLPRSCITSENGEQHYQKSLGINSLKKSLKVSDQVLGRTSGFLSDLRVSLGKSCVTRQASRMEANNFRQSEGQKSSSSMSSVGSSSNPYKERENLNERKNKEKIPDSRNASKMARAPIGEIKKTKMSKVPVQPPDKTSNIKLVTGRSVSSSIRNEGAKEKVHQHNVQRKPLISRRANDHVSSIVVSKATARIGGSQCIRTVGTSKVNVAGRMGMTQKSSIYGNQRCCTEFTSYTKENKRSSEKAKSSDLMVNADNKRDVANRVNTKKKIFLR; from the exons ATGGTTATCAAAAAACGGGTAAACAAGCTTCCTGCTGAAAATGGCGGAACCGATGACGTTGAAAGTTTCCCTAAGAACAAAAAATGCAGCGAACAGTTCGATCACTGGGCTTTTCTG GATCAAATTGAGGCCCCTATGTGGGTGGACCTTACTTTAGAATATAAGTCTGCCTATCAAGAAAA GGACGATGATTGGTTCCACATAAGCCATCC GTTTCACCAGGCTTCTTCTAAAATGTTGAAATCTGCATTTTCTCATGCTGGAGAGGGTTCCATAAACCTGGAGCTCGGGTTGCAGGGGTCATGTTCTCCTAAGCTTCCACCTTCGGTTTCAAGATCAAGAGGCAAAGATTTCCGAAACAGACAATTGGGACAAGGAAATCATTGGCTTACCTTGGATAAGAAACATCCAGTTAAACAATTAAGCTCTAAATCTTCAGCTGCAGAGTCAGAAGCTTGTAAAGTAGTTAAACAGAGGGCAAGCTCCCAAAAATTAACAAACTCTGCTGCTTCAGACTCAGGTTCTTCTTGTCAGCCACCAGATCTTAGTTCTGGCAATGAAAAAATTAGCTCGAACTCTTTGGCTGTCACGAGATACGAAAGCCTGCCAAGAAGCTGCATTACATCGGAGAACGGTGAACAACATTACCAAAAATCATTGGGCATTAACAGTTTAAAGAAGTCTCTCAAAGTGTCTGATCAAGTACTTGGTCGAACTAGCGGGTTCTTGTCAGATCTAAGAGTAAGTCTGGGGAAAAGTTGTGTTACAAGACAAGCATCAAGAATGGAGGCAAACAATTTTAGGCAGTCAGAAGGTCAGAAATCTTCTTCAAGTATGTCGAGTGTAGGATCTTCTTCAAACCCCTACAAGGAAAGGGAGAATCTAAATGagagaaaaaataaagagaaaatccCAGATAGTAGAAATGCAAGTAAGATGGCTCGAGCTCCAATTGGAGAAATTAAGAAGACAAAGATGTCCAAGGTTCCTGTTCAACCTCCTGATAAAACTTCTAACATTAAATTGGTTACTGGAAGATCTGTTTCTTCGTCCATTAGGAATGAAGGTGCTAAAGAAAAG gTACATCAACataatgtacaaagaaaaccTCTTATTTCTCGAAGAGCCAATGATCATGTATCCTCAATTGTGGTCTCGAAGGCTACTGCTAGAATTGGAGGTAGCCAGTGCATTAGGACTGTTGGCACCAGTAAGGTGAATGTGGCTGGGAGAATGGGTATGACCCAGAAGTCAAGCATCTACGGCAACCAAAGGTGTTGTACAGAATTCACAAGTTACACGAAGGAGAATAAACGAAGCAGTGAGAAAGCAAAGTctagtgatttgatg
- the LOC107807684 gene encoding uncharacterized protein LOC107807684 isoform X2: MLKSAFSHAGEGSINLELGLQGSCSPKLPPSVSRSRGKDFRNRQLGQGNHWLTLDKKHPVKQLSSKSSAAESEACKVVKQRASSQKLTNSAASDSGSSCQPPDLSSGNEKISSNSLAVTRYESLPRSCITSENGEQHYQKSLGINSLKKSLKVSDQVLGRTSGFLSDLRVSLGKSCVTRQASRMEANNFRQSEGQKSSSSMSSVGSSSNPYKERENLNERKNKEKIPDSRNASKMARAPIGEIKKTKMSKVPVQPPDKTSNIKLVTGRSVSSSIRNEGAKEKVHQHNVQRKPLISRRANDHVSSIVVSKATARIGGSQCIRTVGTSKVNVAGRMGMTQKSSIYGNQRCCTEFTSYTKENKRSSEKAKSSDLMVNADNKRDVANRVNTKKKIFLR; encoded by the exons ATGTTGAAATCTGCATTTTCTCATGCTGGAGAGGGTTCCATAAACCTGGAGCTCGGGTTGCAGGGGTCATGTTCTCCTAAGCTTCCACCTTCGGTTTCAAGATCAAGAGGCAAAGATTTCCGAAACAGACAATTGGGACAAGGAAATCATTGGCTTACCTTGGATAAGAAACATCCAGTTAAACAATTAAGCTCTAAATCTTCAGCTGCAGAGTCAGAAGCTTGTAAAGTAGTTAAACAGAGGGCAAGCTCCCAAAAATTAACAAACTCTGCTGCTTCAGACTCAGGTTCTTCTTGTCAGCCACCAGATCTTAGTTCTGGCAATGAAAAAATTAGCTCGAACTCTTTGGCTGTCACGAGATACGAAAGCCTGCCAAGAAGCTGCATTACATCGGAGAACGGTGAACAACATTACCAAAAATCATTGGGCATTAACAGTTTAAAGAAGTCTCTCAAAGTGTCTGATCAAGTACTTGGTCGAACTAGCGGGTTCTTGTCAGATCTAAGAGTAAGTCTGGGGAAAAGTTGTGTTACAAGACAAGCATCAAGAATGGAGGCAAACAATTTTAGGCAGTCAGAAGGTCAGAAATCTTCTTCAAGTATGTCGAGTGTAGGATCTTCTTCAAACCCCTACAAGGAAAGGGAGAATCTAAATGagagaaaaaataaagagaaaatccCAGATAGTAGAAATGCAAGTAAGATGGCTCGAGCTCCAATTGGAGAAATTAAGAAGACAAAGATGTCCAAGGTTCCTGTTCAACCTCCTGATAAAACTTCTAACATTAAATTGGTTACTGGAAGATCTGTTTCTTCGTCCATTAGGAATGAAGGTGCTAAAGAAAAG gTACATCAACataatgtacaaagaaaaccTCTTATTTCTCGAAGAGCCAATGATCATGTATCCTCAATTGTGGTCTCGAAGGCTACTGCTAGAATTGGAGGTAGCCAGTGCATTAGGACTGTTGGCACCAGTAAGGTGAATGTGGCTGGGAGAATGGGTATGACCCAGAAGTCAAGCATCTACGGCAACCAAAGGTGTTGTACAGAATTCACAAGTTACACGAAGGAGAATAAACGAAGCAGTGAGAAAGCAAAGTctagtgatttgatg
- the LOC107807686 gene encoding myosin-2: MLSVSAPSRTRSSLEEMLESLKQRDENEKPKDIPPALPTRPKSASRTRPPSPKRTLPNNTTGNRGVVELENGKKEEVKGKRGNMFGAKKGKEMIMEFSESPYVNSFSVEKEYRQRFWEKDGAKLLDNNNRVHYSLPKFREDEWNDNISYFIEKKLCVWCHLKNRQWEAGQIQSTSGDKASVLLSDGSVVAVPIGELLPANPDILQGVDNLIQLCYLNEPSVVHNLEHRYHQDRIYTKAGPVLIAVNPFKEIQLYGNEHITAYRQKLLDDPHIYSVADAAYSQMMEDEINQSIIISGESGSGKTETAKYAIEYLAMISGGNNRIESEVLQTSCILEAFGNAKTPWNNNSTRFGKLIEICFSAEGGICGANVQTCKDSRVVQLAHGERSYHIFYQLCAGAPSALRDKLKLKGASDYNFLNQSDYLVIHDVDDAKKFHMLVKALNTMGISERDQEHAFQMVAVVLWLGNITFQAIGSENNVEVAQNEAVINAASLLGCSANDLMLALSTRRMQPGKDKVVKSLTMQQAIDTRDALAKFIYANLFDWIVDKINKSLAMSKEKTARTINIVDIYGFESFEKNSFEQLCINYANERLQQHFDRHLFKLEQEEYELDGIDWTKVDFQDNQECLDLFEKKSIGLISLLDEESNFHKATDLTFTNKLKQHLKANPCYKGDREEFGIRHYAGEVIYDTSGFLEKNRDTVHSDIIQLLSSSSEHLPKSFASSFANQSADFQKQTVATKFKDLLFKLMQQLESTAPHFVCCIKPNSKQVPGMYNNDLVFEQLRCSGLLDIVRISRSGYPTRMTHQEFSKRYGVLLPQVHESKDPLSMSVAILRQFDILPEMYQVGYTKLYFRAGQIAALEDVRKQVLQGTLEVPKCYSGHCARRHFHELEGGVIILQSFVRGEIARRQYNASLESKRKAANKENDKQLVAVVQIQSAIRCWLAQRHLNQLQSLKKLNQDREKQGRKTSEVKDLPAEILPSVVEDLERRVMVAEASLDEKDKENAALKEQVNQLEARWSDYEVRMRSMEEMWQKQMVSLQASLAAAKKSLGVDNPAGHPGKREGSQSPCGYDSEDTTTMGTHTPGGSTPIEFASNGVDFGGIRENNGGLCVVNYLNREFELRRQNFDDEAMAIAQLKSEQLHSTNPAEDFRRLRHRFEEWKKDYKARLKETKAKVHKFGYSEAEKTRRNWWGKKSKR, encoded by the exons ATGTTGTCCGTTTCGGCACCGTCGAGAACACGCAGTTCTCTGGAAGAAATGCTGGAATCACTCAAGCAAAGGGACGAGAATGAGAAACCCAAAGATATACCACCGGCATTACCGACCCGACCCAAATCAGCTTCTAGAACTAGGCCACCTTCTCCTAAGAGAACATTGCCCAATAATACCACGGGAAATCGCGGTGTTGTTGAGTTGGAGAAtgggaagaaagaagaggttaaAGGGAAAAGAGGAAATATGTTTGGGGCCAAAAAGGGTAAAGAGATGATAATGGAGTTTAGTGAGTCACCTTATGTTAATTCATTTTCGGTAGAAAAGGAATATAGACAGAGATTTTGGGAAAAAGATGGTGCAAAGCTGCTTGATAATAATAACAGGGTTCATTATTCACTCCCAAAGTTTCGCGAGGATGAGTGGAATGACAACATCAGTTATTTTATTGAGAAG AAGCTTTGTGTCTGGTGCCATCTGAAAAATAGACAATGGGAAGCAGGACAGATACAATCAACTTCTGGAGACAAAGCTTCAGTATTGCTTTCTGATGGCAGT GTTGTGGCTGTGCCCATTGGAGAGCTTTTACCTGCAAATCCAGATATTCTTCAGGGTGTTGATAATCTCATACAACTTTGTTATCTCAATGAGCCATCAGTTGTTCACAACCTCGAACATAGATATCATCAGGACAGAATATAT ACTAAGGCGGGCCCTGTTCTAATAGCAGTCAATCCCTTCAAAGAGATCCAATTGTATGGAAACGAACATATTACAGCTTACAGGCAGAAACTGTTGGATGATCCTCACATTTATTCTGTTGCCGACGCTGCCTACAGTCAAATGATGGAAG ATGAAATAAATCAATCCATCATCATAAG TGGGGAAAGTGGATCTGGGAAGACGGAAACAGCAAAGTATGCGATTGAATACTTGGCTATGATTAGTGGAGGAAACAATCGGATAGAAAGCGAGGTTCTGCAGACAAGTTGCATATTGGAGGCTTTTGGGAATGCCAAAACTCCTTGGAATAACAACTCCACTCGATTT GGAAAGTTGATTGAAATTTGTTTTAGTGCAGAGGGAGGAATTTGTGGTGCTAATGTACAAACATGTAAGGAT TCAAGAGTGGTTCAACTGGCTCATGGCGAGAGGTCTTACCATATCTTTTACCAGCTATGTGCTGGGGCTCCATCTGCTTTGAGAG ATAAACTAAAGCTGAAAGGTGCATCAGACtacaactttctcaaccagagtGATTACTTGGTGATCCATGATGTTGATGACGCTAAGAAGTTTCACATGCTTGTG AAAGCCCTAAACACCATGGGGATTTCCGAAAGAGACCAAGAGCATGCTTTTCAGATGGTTGCTGTAGTGCTATGGCTGGGAAACATAACATTCCAAGCAATTGGCAGTGAAAACAATGTTGAAGTTGCACAAAATGAAG CCGTTATAAATGCTGCTAGCTTGTTGGGCTGTAGTGCCAATGACCTCATGCTAGCTTTATCAACCAGGAGAATGCAACCTGGCAAGGATAAGGTTGTCAAGAGTTTAACCATGCAGCAG GCAATTGATACAAGAGATGCATTGGCGAAGTTCATCTATGCAAACCTTTTTGACTGGATAGTGGATAAAATTAATAAATCTCTTGCAATGAGTAAAGAAAAGACTGCTAGAACCATAAATATCGTAGATATTTATGGCTTCGAATCATTTGAG AAAAATAGCTTTGAACAACTTTGCATAAACTACGCAAATGAGAGGCTCCAGCAGCATTTCGACCGACATCTGTTTAAACTTGAGCAAGAA GAATATGAATTGGATGGAATTGATTGGACAAAAGTAGATTTTCAAGACAACCAAGAGTGCTTGGATCTTTTTGAGAAG AAATCCATCGGGCTGATATCTTTATTGGATGAAGAGTCAAATTTTCATAAAGCGACTGACTTGACCTTTACCAATAAGCTTAAGCAGCACCTGAAAGCTAACCCTTGCTATAAAGGAGATAGAGAAGAATTTGGCATTCGCCATTATGCTGGAGAG gTCATCTATGACACAAGTGGCTTCTTGGAGAAGAATAGAGACACGGTGCACTCTGACATTATTCAGCTACTCTCGTCAAGCAGTGAACACTTGCCCAAGTCGTTTGCTTCTTCTTTTGCTAATCAGTCTGCAGATTTTCAGAAGCAAACAGTTGCTACTAAATTTAAG GACCTATTGTTCAAATTGATGCAGCAGTTGGAAAGTACTGCGCCACACTTTGTTTGTTGCATAAAACCGAACAGTAAGCAGGTTCCTGGCATGTACAATAATGATCTTGTCTTTGAGCAGCTCAGGTGCTCTGGTCTTCTTGACATTGTTAGGATCTCTAGATCTGGGTATCCTACTAGGATGACACATCAAGAATTCTCTAAAAG GTATGGCGTCCTTCTTCCGCAAGTTCATGAATCCAAAGATCCCTTAAGCATGTCAGTTGCCATTCTGCGGCAATTTGATATCCTTCCCGAAATGTACCAAGTTGGGTATACAAAGTTATATTTCCGAGCAGGACAG ATTGCTGCACTGGAGGATGTGAGAAAACAAGTTTTGCAGGGCACTCTTGAGGTACCAAAGTGCTACAGTGGTCATTGTGCTCGTCGTCACTTCCATGAGCTCGAAGGAGGAGTCATCATACTCCAGTCAT TCGTTCGTGGTGAAATTGCTAGAAGGCAGTATAATGCATCTCTGGAGTCAAAACGAAAGGCTGCTAACAAAGAAAACGACAAGCAGCTGGTGGCTGTTGTGCAGATACAATCAG CAATTCGTTGCTGGTTGGCTCAGAGGCATCTTAATCAGCTGCAAAGTTTGAAAAAGTTAAACCAAGACAGAGAAAAACAAGGCAGAAAGACGTCGGAGGTGAAG GACTTGCCTGCAGAAATTTTACCTTCTGTTGTAGAAGACCTCGAAAGGCGCGTTATGGTGGCTGAGGCATCCCTTGACGAGAAGGACAAGGAAAATGCTGCCCTAAAGGAGCAAGTAAACCAATTGGAGGCCCGATGGTCAGATTATGAGGTCAGGATGAGGTCGATGGAGGAGATGTGGCAAAAGCAAATGGTGTCTTTGCAG GCAAGTCTGGCTGCTGCCAAGAAGAGTCTCGGTGTTGACAATCCAGCCGGTCACCCTGGAAAACGTGAAGGTTCCCAATCTCCTTGCGGTTATGATTCTGAAGACACAACAACTATGGGCACTCACACTCCTGGGGGCAGCACTCCTATTGAATTTGCTAGCAACGGTGTAGATTTTGGAGGTATTAGAGAGAATAATGGCGGTTTATGTGTAGTCAATTACCTTAACAGGGAGTTTGAACTACGGAGACAAAATTTTGATGATGAAGCCATGGCGATTGCTCAGTTGAAGTCAGAACAGTTACATTCGACTAATCCTGCAGAAGATTTTCGAAGACTGAGACATAGGTTTGAGGAATGGAAGAAAGATTACAAGGCCCGGTTAAAGGAGACAAAGGCAAAGGTACACAAGTTTGGTTATTCAGAAGCAGAGAAAACTCGTAGAAATTGGTGGGGAAAGAAGAGCAAAAGATAG